A single genomic interval of Terriglobus albidus harbors:
- a CDS encoding FeoA family protein has translation MCLSEMKVGQHGRLERVELPEEVGDHLAHMGFLPGAGVHVLRRAPGGDPTVYRVDGIEVALRRETARHLFMTPIEKVQ, from the coding sequence ATGTGCCTCAGTGAGATGAAGGTGGGCCAGCACGGTCGTTTGGAGCGGGTCGAGTTGCCGGAAGAGGTAGGCGATCACCTCGCGCATATGGGCTTTCTGCCCGGGGCTGGCGTCCACGTCCTGCGGCGCGCTCCCGGAGGTGATCCCACCGTCTATCGGGTTGATGGCATTGAGGTTGCATTACGCCGTGAGACCGCCCGCCATCTCTTCATGACCCCCATCGAGAAAGTTCAATGA